In the genome of Flaviflexus ciconiae, one region contains:
- a CDS encoding SemiSWEET family sugar transporter, whose translation MSTFLTVATTVWGLVMALAPVLQIRLILQTRDSSQVSLSWMFILLIGYILWFAYGIAFDTTPLIIANSVSAIVGLTLIVLVFKYRTPELAKVAQKDDGMSASTSAPASTTPNILA comes from the coding sequence GTGTCTACTTTCCTGACGGTCGCAACCACCGTCTGGGGTCTCGTCATGGCTCTTGCGCCGGTCCTCCAGATCAGGTTGATCCTCCAGACTCGAGATTCCTCGCAGGTGTCGCTCAGCTGGATGTTTATTCTCCTCATTGGCTACATCCTGTGGTTCGCGTACGGGATTGCGTTCGATACGACTCCGCTCATCATTGCGAACTCAGTGTCCGCAATCGTGGGCCTCACCCTCATTGTTCTGGTGTTCAAGTACCGCACGCCCGAGCTCGCGAAGGTTGCTCAAAAAGACGACGGAATGTCGGCCAGCACCTCGGCCCCTGCATCCACGACCCCAAACATCCTCGCCTGA